A single genomic interval of Rhizobium leguminosarum bv. trifolii WSM1325 harbors:
- a CDS encoding uracil-DNA glycosylase protein (KEGG: ret:RHE_CH02439 uracil-DNA glycosylase protein), whose translation MSDEAMLEMLRQEIGSCRICRDAPGKGLEHRLPHEPRPVVVISSNARILIAGQAPGLRVHESGLPFDDASGDRLRSWLGVDRASFYDRDRFAIVPMGFCFPGYDDKGADLPPRRECAPFWRQRVISAMPQIELVLVIGQYAQAWHMAGERRDNMTETVRAWRDCFLSNRSPAVLPLPHPSWRNSGWLKRNPWFEEELLPVLQERTKMLLS comes from the coding sequence ATGAGCGACGAAGCCATGCTGGAGATGCTGCGGCAGGAGATCGGCTCCTGTCGCATCTGTCGAGACGCACCGGGAAAAGGCCTCGAACACCGGCTGCCGCACGAGCCGCGGCCAGTGGTGGTGATCTCATCGAACGCGCGCATCCTGATCGCCGGGCAGGCGCCCGGGCTTCGGGTGCATGAGAGCGGCCTGCCGTTCGACGATGCATCGGGAGACCGCCTGCGATCATGGCTCGGTGTTGACAGGGCAAGCTTCTACGACCGCGACCGATTCGCTATCGTGCCGATGGGCTTCTGCTTTCCCGGCTACGACGACAAGGGCGCGGATCTGCCGCCGCGGCGTGAATGCGCGCCGTTCTGGCGGCAAAGGGTGATCTCGGCCATGCCGCAGATCGAACTGGTGCTGGTCATCGGCCAATATGCGCAGGCCTGGCATATGGCCGGTGAAAGGCGGGACAATATGACCGAGACGGTGCGGGCATGGCGTGACTGTTTTCTGTCCAACCGATCGCCGGCGGTGCTGCCGCTGCCGCACCCGAGCTGGCGCAACAGCGGCTGGCTGAAGCGCAATCCTTGGTTCGAGGAAGAATTGCTCCCGGTCTTGCAGGAACGGACGAAAATGCTGCTTTCCTGA
- a CDS encoding nuclease (SNase domain protein) (PFAM: nuclease (SNase domain protein)~SMART: nuclease (SNase domain protein)~KEGG: rec:RHECIAT_CH0002541 putative succinoglycan biosynthesis protein): MTRGLRLIRDGVTAFALLVLVALIAAKLNDAAKIEHAGAFHAADGDSLALGGERLRLEGIDAPELNQSCERAGKAWACGRAAREALQDMVLASGTVCQGSRRDRYDRLLVVCRSGAGGDINAAMVRRGMAISYGDYGKEEAEAKGQKAGLWAGTFERPRDVRDHARQSSGFDGVLRFIGQAVGWE, from the coding sequence GCCTGCGCCTGATTCGCGACGGCGTGACCGCTTTTGCCCTGCTGGTGCTCGTGGCGCTGATCGCCGCCAAGCTCAACGATGCAGCAAAAATCGAGCATGCCGGCGCCTTTCATGCTGCCGACGGTGACAGTCTGGCGTTGGGAGGCGAACGGTTGCGCCTCGAAGGCATCGATGCGCCGGAGCTCAACCAAAGCTGCGAGCGGGCGGGGAAGGCCTGGGCCTGCGGGCGCGCGGCGCGCGAGGCGCTGCAGGATATGGTGCTGGCATCGGGAACTGTTTGTCAGGGCAGCCGGCGCGACCGCTACGACAGGCTGCTCGTCGTCTGCCGGAGCGGGGCGGGCGGCGACATCAATGCCGCCATGGTGCGCCGGGGCATGGCCATTTCTTATGGCGATTATGGCAAAGAGGAGGCCGAGGCAAAGGGCCAGAAGGCGGGCCTCTGGGCCGGGACTTTCGAGCGGCCACGCGATGTGCGCGACCATGCGCGCCAGAGTTCCGGTTTCGACGGCGTCCTGCGCTTTATCGGGCAGGCTGTCGGATGGGAGTAA